The following DNA comes from Enterobacter sp. SA187.
CTCAGCGATAACTGGAATGCTTTTCTGCCCTATGTCCACATTATTAAATTTGATGTGCGCGAAAGTACCTTACAGGAAATTCAGGCTTATATTCTGCACCACCGTGCGTTGCTCAACGGGACGATTTTCCTCGCGGAGAAAGTGGAAACCATCGAAGAATTCGACACCTGCAAAAATATGGGCTTCACCCTGTTTCAGGGACATTTTTTTAGCAAGCCGGTAATCTTCAAAAGTAAAAAAATTATTCAGAATCAGATCATTGCGCTAAAGCTTATTCAGGAAGTTAACGCAGAATCCCCGGATCTCATGCAGATTGAGGAATTGCTCAAGCGTGATATCGCGCTCTCGTTCAAAATTATGCGTTATGCGCAGAATATTTTATACAATGCGCGCGGCATTCGCGGCAGCCGCAGCCAGTCAATTAAAGACATTGTGGTTTATCTTGGCGTCACCGAGCTGCGCCGTTTTGTGCTGGTCGCCTGTCTGACGTCGTTCAGCAGCGCCAAAACTAACGAAATTTATTATTTAAGCCTGATCCGCGCCCGTTTCTGCGAACTCGCCGCCAACCGGCTACTCGGCATCCACTCTTCAAACGATGCTTTTATGGTCGGCCTGTTTTCCCTGCTGGATGTCATTCTCGGTGTTCCTCAGGAAGAACTGATCGAACAGGTGGTGATCTCCGCCGACGTGCGCATTGCGTTACAGGAACGCAAAGGCATGCTTTTTCAGCTGGTGAATCTGGCGCAGCTGTATGAAAACCGCCAGTGGGAAGAAGCCAGCCTGGAAGCGAAAAAGGTCGGGCTGACGCGGGGTATTGTCGCCGAAATGATTAACGATGCCACCAAATGGGCAGATGAAATGCCCATCGGTAAGCCTCAAAAAAGCGGCATTGAGCGCACGCGCTGGCGTTAAGTCTGGCGCTTATCTGTGCTTTTTCTTGCGATGTTCGGAATACATCACCGTATCGCTGTCATTGAGCATTTCAATTATATCAGTGTATTTTTCCGCATCGCTTTGCAGCAGGCCATAGGCATAGTTGATGTGATATTTGTTATCCGCATTAAGATTTAACTCATCGATTTTGGTTTGCAGTTTAAACAGAAACGCATCGGCGTCGTGATCGTTTTTCTGCTGTAGCAATACCGCAAAGGCGCTACCATCCACCCGCCCACAAATATCATCTTTATGCAGACAACTGCCAAGACTGCGGGCAAACCCGCGCAGTACATTATCGCCCTCGGCATGCCCCCAGATGTCATTAATTGACTGTAAGTTGTCTACCACGAAATAAAGCAAGCTGAACGGCGTCTGTGTGCTGGTCATCTCTTTAAAACGTTTGTCGCCAAGGCGATAAAAACCACGACGATTAGGCAGATCGGTCAGCTTGTCAGTCATCGCCTGGCTGATGATCAAAAATTCATCTTCCACTACTGCCCCCAGGTCGAGCAGTAAATTAATTTCATCGGAACTGAAATCACGGGGTTTTGAGTCAATAATGCAGATGGTGCCGGCAATGGAACCGTCGGGCAAATGTACCGGGCACCCGGCATAAAAGCGCACAAAAGGCGCGCCTGTGACGTAAGGATTCTTCGCGAAGCGCTCATCCTTATGGGCATCTTTGACGATCAAAATCCCCTGCAACAAAATGGCATGGGCGCAGAAGGAAACATTACGCGAGGTCTGCCGTAAATTCTCATTAATCGGCGAGATCAGCCACTGCCTGTCGCGATCCAGCAGAGAGATCAGCGCAATAGGCACATTGAAGGTCGCCTTTGCCACACGGGTTAAGCGTGATAATCGCTCATCATCTTTTCTGTCCAGCAAATCCATCATATAGAGAGATTTAAGACGTTCAGTTTCATTGGCGGGCAGTGCGGGTATGTTCATCGGCGTCCCTCATAAATAGTCTTATTAATATAAGACATATATACAAATCCACTAACACTTTCGCATGAGGAAAATAAGGAAAAGCTTATTGCACAATATATTCTTACGTGAATGAAACGCGTTGCTGTTTTTGCATTGCATTTCTGGAATCCGCCTCGCAATTCCTCACCTTGCCTTCCGGTATTTTACTGTTAATTTATACAGCAATTTATGACGGTATGTTCAACAACCGATAAGTGGAAAAGGAGTGGTGTATGACCGGGAAGCCAGTAGTTTCAGAGGTAAAAATGTCTAAAGCGATGCGCCGTATCACGGTGGGGTATGTGCGCAGACGTCATGAAGAGCGCAAAACCAAAATCCCCAGGCGTTACAGCCTGCACCCGAGTTTGTCCTTACAGGGCGACTGGCTCGCCGAAGCGGGCTTTCCCACCGGGGCCGCGGTCTCGGTTGTGGTCGAATTCGGGCAGTTGATCATCCGCCCGTGCACGGAGTAGTGTAATGCCCCTTTATCCGGTATATCACCGGGTAAATTACCTGCAAGGGAGAGGAAATCAGCATGGGTATAGCCCGCTTTACGACCTGGATTGGGCAGGTTAACGCCACCGGGGACATCCCATGACGTCAGATAACCACGCGCCGCGAACCCGACGGGCCTTTTCTTATGCGCCGTTTCGCCATTTGTTTTTTGCCCGCTTGTTTACCGTATTAGGTAACGGCATCGCGCCTATTGCGCTGGCGTTCGCGGTGCTGGATATGGGCGGCAGCGCTACCGAGCTTGGGATCGTCGTGGCGGCGCGTTCGATTTTTAACGTCGCCTTTCTGCTGATTGGCGGCGTACTGGCAGATCGTTACTCCCGCAGTATGGTGCTGGTGTCATCATCCATCATCGCTGCGCTGTCGCAGGGCCTGGTGGCATGGTCAGTGCTGGATGGCGCGGCGACCTTTACCCTGCTGACGGTGCTGGGCGCCATCAACGGCGCAGCGGCGGGCATTGCGCTTCCGGCCTCTTCCGCGATGGTACCGCAAACGGTGCCCTCGCCGACGCTGCGCGAAGCCAACGCTTTTATTCAACTGGGAATTTACGGCGGCACCGTTATCGGCGCTTCGCTGGGCGGGATCCTGATCAGCGCCATTGGCCCTGGCTGGGGACTGGCGGTGGATGCGCTGGGCTTTGCCGCCGCCGCGCCGCTGTATCTGTTGACCCGCGCCGTCGCGCACGCGTCTGACGGCCCGGCGTCCCATATTTTGCAGGACCTGCGCGACGGCTGGAAAGAGTTCATCGCCCGTTCATGGGTTTGGGCGATTGTCGCGCAGTTCGCCATCGTCAACGCGGCGTTCAGCGGTATCGTAATGGTGCTGGGTCCGGTAGTCGCCGACGCCACCTTCGGCCGCGCAAACTGGGGATTTATTATTGCCGCGCAAAGCCTCGGCCTGATCTCAGGATCGCTTATCGCGCTTCGCTGGCGGCCCCGCCGGGATCTGTTTATCGGCGTCATACTGGTCAACCTCTGCGCCCTGCCGGTAGCCTTGCTCAGCCTGTTACCTTCGCCCGCGCTGTTGATGGCGGCCTTTTTTATGGCAGGCGCAGGATTCGGATTATTCGGCGTGTCCTGGGCGCAGTCGCTGCAAACGCATATCCCACCTGATAAGCTGGCCCGCGTGTACGCTTATGATGCGCTCGGCTCCTTTGTGGCTATCCCGGCAGGCGAACTGGCTGCGGGGCCACTGGCGGCACACTATGGCAGCAGTAATGTGCTGCTGGCGTCAGCCGTGGCCATTGTGACGGCGACCATCGCCGTCTGCTTCACTCCTTCCATTCGTCAGCTGGATAATACGCCGCCATTGACGTCTGTCGCCAGATAAGCAAAAGGGGAAAAACAGACGCCGCTAAGCGTTGGTTTTTCCCCTTCCGTTGCCAGAGTCTGCCGCTGACTGGTTATATCAGCGGACTGGCATTACTTTTTCGGATCGGCATCAGTTTTGTCGCCGGATTCCGGCGCTTCAGATGGATCGTCTTTTTGACCAGCCATAGGGTTCATCATATATTTCATCGTGCCCTCCTTTATTACATATGTTCAGGCTACTAAATACGCATCAATAACGAAGCGCAAATAAACTCAGGAATATTATTAATTCCAGTCTTTTATTTTCAAAAAAGACTCTTTAAGTCTGGACTCATATTAAACACTGTCAAGTGACACTTGCCCGAAAAATTTCAGCAAACGTTCAGGATTTGTCTTATGTACAAAAAACGAAGCTGAACTAATAAACGTAAAAATAAAATGTAAAATATATTATGCAGACTGAACTTCTTGATTCCGGTCAAAAACTAATACCTGCGCATGAGCCACTGATTTACAAAAAAATTTGCATTAAATTAGCGCAACCCGAAGCCTGTGCTACGCTTAACTATCAGAAAGTAAAACAATGAAAACATTGAAACATAATAATGATGATGTTTCGCTGTTTCCATTGTGTCCGGTAAACAAAAATGTGGGGGGGGAATTATCATTGTGATGATAGCAACTTTTCCGCCACATATATTGCCTACAACAATGTTCTATCAGGAGAAATTAATATGACTCATCTGGAAAATTATCATGACTGGTTACGTGATGCTCATGCGATGGAAAAACAAGCTGAGTCAATGTTGTCCAAAATGGCAGACCGCCTGGAGCATTACCCCGATCTGAAAGCCCGCATTGTGCAGCACATTGAAGAAACCCGTCAGCAACAAGTCCTGCTTGATCAGGTGATCGAACGCAATGGTGTTTCCACCTCAATCGTAAAAGATGCCATGAGCAAAATGGCGGCGCTGGGCCAGGCCGTTGGCGGCATGATGACGCCTGATGAAGTGGTAAAAGGCGCCATCAGCGGTTATGTGTTTGAGCACTTCGAAATTGCCTGTTACACCTCCCTGATCGCTGCGGCGAAAATGGCCGGTGATGAAGAAGGCGCACGCGTATTTGCACAAATTCTGGAGCAGGAAAAAGCGATGGCGGAATGGTGCATCACCCATATTCCAGACGTCACCGAGCAGTTCCTGATCCGTTCGGCGACACCGGACACCGAAGCTAAAAAGTAATCTTTCCACTGAGAACCGGCGCAGACCACGCCTTCGGGCGATGATGATAAAACAGAGGAAATTATGTTCAGACATGTGAAGCAATTACAGTACACCGTTCGTGTAGCGGAGCCTAATCCAGGCCTCGCTAACCTTTTACTTGAGCAGTTTGGCGGCCCGCAGGGCGAACTGGCTGCTGCCTGCCGCTACTTTACCCAGGGCCTGAGTGACGACGATCCGGGACGCAAAGATATGCTGCTGGATATCGCCACCGAAGAGCTGAGCCACCTCGAAATCATCGGTACGCTGGTCGGCATGCTGAACAAGGGTGCCAAAGGTGAACTAGCGGAAGGGACTGAAAAAGAAGCAGAGCTTTATCGCTCGCTGACCGGCCGCGGCAACGACAGCCATATCACCTCTCTGCTGTACGGCGGCGGTACGCCGCTGACGAACTCCGGGGGCGTGCCCTGGACCGCAGCTTATATCGATACCATCGGCGAACCGACCGCGGATCTGCGTTCTAACATCGCTGCTGAAGCACGTGCGAAAATCATCTATGAACGCCTTATTAACCTGACGGACGATCCGGGCGTGAAAGATGCGCTGGGCTTTTTGATGACGCGCGAAGTGGCGCACCAGATGTCTTTCGAAAAAGCCCTGTACTCTATTCGCAACAATTTCCCGCCGGGTAAATTGCCGCCAATTGAGCAGTATGCCAACACCTACTTCAATATGTCTGAAGGGGAAGAAGTTCGTGGCAGCTGGAACAGCGACGAGAACTTCAACTATGTTGCCGATCCGCAGCCAGCTGTTGACGGCGGCGACGGTAAAGCCTCTGTGACGCTGCCTCCGCAGCAGGAAAGTGATTTGCTGGCGATGATCAAGCGCACGCAGTCCGACCCAGCTATCAATCCGGTCACCGGCACTGACCTGGGATCCGTTGCAGAGCCGATTGAAAATACCGCAGCGAAAAAAGACGTTTAATTTTTTCAATGCATTCTGAGCGAGCCCGGATCTTATTCCGGGCTCGCGCAGTTAAGGAGTTTGTTATGACAATGCCTTCGGCGTCTATTGCCAATGAATTAGGTCGCTTACTGACGGAAAAAAAACTCTTTTTGACCACTGCTGAGTCCTGTACCGGCGGACAAATTGCCTCTGCATTGTGTGCGGCAAAAGACACCCCCTCTTTTTATGGCAGCGGTTTTGTCACTTTTACGGATGAAGCAAAAATCACCACTCTCGGCGTTAAGAAGAAAACCATTGAGATGCACACTGCCGTAAGTCAGCAGACAGTGATTGAGATGACGGCCGGTGCTATTGCTCATTCTGGCGCGGACGTGGCAATTGCGGTCAGCGGTTACGCCGGGCCTGATGGTGGCGAAGACGGCACGCCCGCGGGAACTATCTGGTTTGCATGGCAATTACCAGGGTCAGAAACCTATACCCAGTGTAAACAATTTGAAGGGGACAGTGAGGCAGTATTATTGCAGGCGGCGAATTACGCCATGGCCGGCACTATTCTGCTGCTGGAAGAATTAAAATCCTGATAGCACTTTTTATTTATCATTTCCTGAAAAACAAAATGGCAACCCCACACGTAAGTGCAGGATTGCCAGTACCGGTTCTTTAATTTTTAACGTCATCATTCACGTCAGCAAATGAAAGAACACCGGTTAGCGCATTGACGGATCAGGAAGAACGTCCGCCGCCATGGCTGTTTTTACCGCCTTTTTTACCCGCTTCTGAGGCTCTTTCAGGGTCATTCTTAAAGTTGCCGCCGCTTTGTTGGCCGCCTTTTTTCCCTGCTTCGGATGCGCGTTCGCGATCTTGTGAGAAATTACCGGAACCGCCACGTTGCTGAGTCATAATTAATACCTCATTGAGTTTTGGTAAATCAGGGGAAGTATTTCCCCGTCAGGCAATATTAACTATAGCGTCTGCCAGCGAAGATGCAAATATAAAAGCCATTATATTAATTGTGCCAGGAGTGCCTGGAATTATCTTAAAGCGAGACATGGAATATAACGAAGCGGCAGAGTAAGAATATATTTATTTATATTTAATAATCTTACAAAAAAAAGAGGCGGGCCATTATGCCCGCCTTCTGATTAAATACGATATATCGCAGAGCGCGACAGGATTAATGCCAGGTGGTAGCCGTTTCCTTACGCTCTTTCAGCACACGGGTGTTGTCTGCTTCAGTCGCATTGCCCATCGGTTTACCGTTGTACTCCATAGTGGCATGAGAGTAATAGTTGATGCGCGGGCAGGATTTGGCGCAGCCATAGGACATGATGGTACGGAACAGGAATTCCGGATCCTGCCAGCCGAAACCATAGCTGTAGGCATAAGCGTTGGCGCTGGATTTGTTATGCGCCGCCCCCAGCAAATGGCCAATTTCATGACCGAAGCTGTAACCGCCCACCGCGCAGGAAGCCTCCACCACCGCAAAGGCGGTTGACGCCCTGGCGTTTACATAGGCCTGGCCGCAGAAACCGTACTTCTTCGCCAGCAGAACCGCAATATTGGCATTGGTCAGGCCGCGCTGGTAGTGCACTTCTTCCAGCTTGTTGTCATTGGTGTTTTTCAGATCGCGCAGCATGTCGGATGAATTCGCAGGCTCTACATAGGACGGATCGATCATGGTCCCTGCCAGCACCAGTTTCAGATCGATACCGCTGTTTTCATAGCCTTCGTTCGTTTCTTCCACCGCCAGCTGCGCCACCGCGTCCAGATCGCCCAGGCTTTTCGCCGCCGCCGGTGTGGCAGCAACCAGCACGCTCACCGTGGACTTTTCAGGCTGCGGCACTGCGGGCACATAGCAGGTGCCCTGCGGCTCCCACACCGGGTTAACGCCCGGCACATCATCCGCCGCCACCTTATTACGGCTGCGATAGTTGATGCCCTGGTAGCTCACCAACAGATCCGCCTGCGGATAGCTGTTCTGCGCCGCCCATTCCGCCGCACAGACCTGCACGGGTACAGGTAATGGTAGTGGCGCCGGGGCTTCGCCAATCTGAATACATACGCCGTTTGGCTCCCATACTGGCGATACGCCCGGCATTTCGCCTTTGGTTTCCCAGCGGCTGCGGTAGTTACGCTCGTTGTAGCTCACCATCCAGCCTTTTTCCGGATAGGTAGTATCGGCCCCCCAGGATGACTGGCACGGCAGCGTATAACCCAGGCGGGATAAATCAGGCGCGTCGCTTTCTTCGTAGGTGACATCAGAAATCACCGTTTCCAGATGTTCTGTGTCGTAAGGTACGGCGGCTTCGTTGATTTTGATCACCGCATGCTGGCCGCTGCTCAGCGGCTGGATGCGGTACAGCTGTCCGTTGCGACGCACGGTGCCGGTGACCTTATCGCCTTTGCGTACCAGGATCACCGAATCAAAGTCAGCCGCCTTCAGTGACTTCATGGCGGTATTTTTCAGCATTTTGCGGTTATAGCGGCCGCGCCAGACCTGCATCCCACGATCGGTTTTGCTGAAGCTGGCTAACCAGACCTTTTCTTCCTTCGTCTGGCCCGGCAGCAGCACCGTCAGAAAAGGCGTGGAGTCGGCAATAATGTTGCTGTTAATGCCGATAACCTCAACCGAGGCCGTTGCAGGATCCGCGGCGATGGCGCGGGTTTCGCTGGAGGATTTCAGTAATTTGCTTTTGATAAAAAGGCTATTATCCGCGGCGCTGACCTGGCTGGCGCCCAATAACAGCGAGGTGCCTAATAAATATAATAGTGGGTGTCGTTTCATTGTCGTCTTCCTTTTAACGCTCATCTTCCTGATGGGCGTATTCCATGAAATAGTGTGACTGACCGGTAATATGTTTAAAAAACAATCGCCCCTGTCAGTTAGCGACACATCTTAAATAAACAGGTAATTGATATCTCTTGATGAAATCTGAAAAGGCGGGGAAATGCAGGCGGGTAATAGATTAATAACATTGACTATATTCACCGGGCAGATACCTGCCCGGTGTTAACACAGACTATAAACCTGAATGACGATATTCGTCGTTTTTCACTTTTTCCGCGGCAACTTTACCGGCAATAAAAGCATGATCGGAATTGTAATATTCCCATTCGCTGTAGCGTCCGGACAGAATGATGTCACGGGATAACAGCCATTTTCTGACCGTTTCAACATTTGCTTTACGCTGATGATCGTAAAGCACATACGCGCAGGGAATATCGACCTGGCTTGCGGTCAGCACGGGATCGTCAGCGGTAAAGATCCCCACTTCAATACATTCCCGGATGCATCTGTCGATCAGCGCCTGTCCCTGCTCCGGCAGCGGCTTGTCCGGTGAATAGGTGATCTCGCAGGTCAGCCCGAAGCCATTTTCCGGATTACAGTGTGGGCTGGCGTTGCCCTGAACAAAAATACGGTGGAAGACGGTTCTGCCCGCAAAATAGATCCAGTGTTTATCGGTTAAATTCGCCCGGCCTATTCCCAGATTGACGCAGCGCACCGACACATGGCGCAGGCCATTTGCCGCCGCCCGTACCGATGACGGCACTTCATCGCCCATAATATGGATAAGCTGCGGCAGCGGCATGGTGCTGATCAGCTGTTCGTAACGATACTGTCTGCCGTCCGCCAGCACCGCCAGATGCTGCTGGGCAAAGATCTGCTTCACTTCCGCCCCGGTTTCCACCGTACCTTTAATATAGGGTAAAAATGCCGTCATCAGCGCCTGGAAGCCGCCTTTCAGCGGATAGCCGAAGAAAGCGTTCGGCCCCATCGGTTTGCCCTTTTCGGTCAGCGCGCCTTCAATGATCTGTGCCAGATCCGGCAGCGGTACGCGTCCGCCCAGCCAGGAGGTTTCCATCTCGGCGAGCGGCACCGCCCACAATTTTTTGTTGTACGGAATGGCGAAGTGCCTGGCGATGCCCGCGCCCCAGGTTTTATAGATGAAGCTTTCAAAATTGTCCGGCGGCATGGCGTCCTGCACGCTGTCATTGCTGCTCAGATCCGGGATGCTGCCATCCGCGCAGCAGTCCACCACCTGACCGGCGCTGCTGTCACAGGAGGCCTCTTTATCGCTACGGATCGACACGGTTTTCGCCGCGGATGCCACGCCATAACGCGCCTCTATCGCGCCGAGAATACACTCTTTGATGATATTGGGCGGCAGGCCGTAGAGCGCGCCCTGGAAAGGATAGCGGGTATAGACGCCCTCGGTGTAGACCCAGGCCTCTCGCGCCTGCCAGTGAAGGTTACTGCCAAGCAGCATGTCGTACAGCGCTTTCACGTAGCTGTCTTCGGAAAACATAATGTGTCCGGCGTAATCGAAGGTGAATCCTTTGTCCTCGATGGATCGGCACAGGCCGCCAACGGTGGCATTGCGCTCCAGCAGGGTCGCGCCTTCGCCATAATGAAAGGCGGCGCTCAGCCCTGTCGGTCCGGCTCCCAGAATCAGACAGCGGGTGGACACTGCCGGCGCATGGTGCGGCGGCGTCAGGCGTAATACCGAAGGGTCGTTGATCTCCGCCATGTCCGTTGCGGCGCTGAGCACATTTTCCGGCGGCGTGCTGTGCAGCAGATTATCCATCAGCGTATGCATTTTTTCGGCAGTGTGATCCCATGAAGTCGCCGCCACAATGCCCTGCATCGCCTGCTGCTGATTTTGGCGGGCCGCGTCACTCATCTGCAGCGCCGCTTCACAGGCGCGAACGTACTCTGCGGGCGTACGGGCAATCGCCACCACGTGGCCATATGGTTTTTCCACGTCGGTAATGGGCGTGCTGACCACCGGCAACTGCGCCGCCATATACTCCAGCACTTTGGTGGGGCTGATAAACTGCGTCGCGGCATTGAGCGCAAAAGGCATCAGACACACATCCCATCCCGCCAGGAACTGCGGCAGCGCCTGATAGGGCTGCATGCCGAGATAATGGATATTTTGTCGCTGCGGCAGCGAAGCCGGATCGATTTTCACCACCGGCCCGACCATTACCAGTTGCCAGTCGGGATGCGCGTCCGCCAGCGCGCTGATAATGTCCAGATCCATACGCTCATCAATCACGCCGCAAAATCCCAAACGTGGATGGGGAATATCGTCCTGTAAAGGATGATGGTTAGCGCGATCCAGCGCCTGTTCAAAATGCACCGCATCGACGCTGCTGGTGAAGCAGTGCACGTTGTGATGCCGCCCGGCTTTCGCTGCATACAGGCTTGGCCCGCCGGTGAAAACAATATCCGCCCGTGAGAGCAGCGCGGATTCACGTTGCAGCAGCTGACGCGGCGCTTTTTCGAAGGCGGCCAGCTCATCCATGCAGTCGTAAACCACCAGCGCGGGCGAGAAGACTTTCAGCAGCGGCAGCGCCATCGGGGTATAAAACCAGACGATGGGCGTTTCGTCGTCTTCGGTAATTTCCGCCAGCAACGACTGCATATACTCGATCTGCCCGTCATGAAAACCGGTAACCGGCGATGGCGTATGCGGCTTCACGACGGTCACATTAGGCGCGGGCTGGCTCAGGTAAAGCGCCGGTTCATCGGCGGAAAATACCGGCTCTTCGATAAAAAATATCGAATAGTGCTCAGCCAGACGGGTCATCAAATGCTGCGGGCGCTGAAATACAAAATCCCAGCGCAGATGGCTAAAAACATAGATTCTTTTCATAGGTTTTCTCTCTTTGCAGGCCCTGTGCGCCACGCTAAATAAACACTGGAAATGATCGAGCATCTGCCGGGCGCGGTTGAGCGCCTGCGCATAGACCGGATCGAGCTGACGTTCAAAAGGGTCATGTCCTTCGGGGTCGATATTCCATAAGCCGCTGCGATGCCAGACGGCGTGGTTTTCCCAGTCCGGCCGGTCAATGACGGGATAAAGACAGATCCCCATCATCTCCACGCCCGCGATCTGCGCCTGGGCGACTTCCCGGGCAATCTCCGTGATCCAGGCACCCCGCCCGCTGCCCACATGGCTGGTTTCAGCCAGCAGGAGGGGGCGCTCGTAACGCTGATAAAGTTCTGCCAGCAGGCTGTGCAGCCTTTTGCGCCGACTGTCGCCCAGATGCCACCAGAGACGGCGGTTGGTTTCGCTTTCCCACTGGTTGTCGTGGTAGTAATTCGCGCCAATCAGATCCAGATAACGCGGCGCGCCGCCCAGTTCCGGCTCCAGACGCCCGGCGAGCATATCCCAGGCCTGAAACTGCGCGTTGTGCCAGCCTGCCGCGTTCTGCTGCGATTCGGGGCTGTCGTCCGGCGATACCAGATGAATAATGGGATCGCAGTGTAAAAATCGCGCCCGGGGATCCGCCTGCCAGATGGCATCGCAGGCGGCAAGCGTGGCGCGAACAAGTTGACGTTTGCTGCGAATACCGGTCGGATCGCGCACGCTGAGAGAAGGCGCAAATAGTCCGACCGATATCCCCCAGCTGGTAAAAGACATTTCATTGATCGGCGAATAAACTGGCGCCTCGTCATAATACGGGCGCAGGAATGTAGCCAGCGCTCCGCACAGCTGAGCGAAGCGCGAAATAAAATCTTCGGAAAAGAATTCAATATTTTCCGGCCAGCCGTAATGACAAATGGTCCAGCAAATCTGAATGCCGTTGTCCTGCGCTGCTGCCATTTTTTCAGCAACGGAAGAAAAGTCGTAGCCATTTTCCTGTTCCACCAGCCGCCAGCCGACGCTTTCCCTGACGGTGGTAATTTGAAATGGCGCGAGCGCCTGATAATCCTGCCGATGCTTTTTATCATGGGCTGTGGCGTTATTCATTGAAAGCGCATCATTATTTCGGGTGATATGATCGGCACCCTCATACCCCGCCTGCCAGAACGATCTGAACACCTGCATAGCAACGTCTCCGCAATGATACTTTTCATGCGCACACGGGACGTGAATGAAAAATAAAATTGATAAATTATTCCGGGGAACCGCTCGGTTTCTTTAGCATTAAAGAGAGTTTTATTAAGAGATTGCGCTGCTTTATAAGAATAGAGCCTAATTAGCAAACGGGCAGAAAGATAAATGTTTAAGGGTACTTATAAGATTAATCCTGGCTGTAATTAATTTTAGTTCGTCTGCTAATCAACGAAATAATTTGCACAAGAAAGTGCTAATAAAAACTTCGTTAAAATAATAAATATCTATCATGGAAATTTTAATTGTGAGATTAATCAATTCATAACGGTGTTAAAACACGCGACCAATATTTATGGCGTTTTAATAATTATTAACCTTTACCCTGAAAAATTTCTGCATCCGGCACCCGGTGACCACTGGCGCGCGCTCCCCCATGCCCCGGGCTGGTCTTTTGTTAACAATCAGGCTATAAAGAACGCCATACGGACATTCAGACATCCATACGTTTAGAAGGTGATATGCAAAGGCAACAAGAAAATGGCGAGCTTAAGCGCACCATGAAACCCCGGCATTTGATCATGCTTTCCCTGGGCGGCGTCATTGGCACAGGGCTGTTTTTTAACACGGGCTACATCATTTCCACCACAGGCGCGGCAGGGACGCTGCTGGCTTACCTGATTGGCGCGCTGGTAGTCTGGCTGGTGATGCAGTGCCTCGGGGAGCTTTCCGTGGCGATGCCCGTGACAGGCGCTTTCCATGTTTATGCGGCGCGCTATATTGGCCCGGCAACCGGCTACACCGTGGCATGGTTATACTGGCTTACCTGGACAGTGGCGCTGGGATCGAGCTTCACCGCCGCCGGATTCTGTATGCAGTACTGGTTTCCACACGTCCCTGTCTGGATATG
Coding sequences within:
- a CDS encoding reprolysin-like metallopeptidase, encoding MKRHPLLYLLGTSLLLGASQVSAADNSLFIKSKLLKSSSETRAIAADPATASVEVIGINSNIIADSTPFLTVLLPGQTKEEKVWLASFSKTDRGMQVWRGRYNRKMLKNTAMKSLKAADFDSVILVRKGDKVTGTVRRNGQLYRIQPLSSGQHAVIKINEAAVPYDTEHLETVISDVTYEESDAPDLSRLGYTLPCQSSWGADTTYPEKGWMVSYNERNYRSRWETKGEMPGVSPVWEPNGVCIQIGEAPAPLPLPVPVQVCAAEWAAQNSYPQADLLVSYQGINYRSRNKVAADDVPGVNPVWEPQGTCYVPAVPQPEKSTVSVLVAATPAAAKSLGDLDAVAQLAVEETNEGYENSGIDLKLVLAGTMIDPSYVEPANSSDMLRDLKNTNDNKLEEVHYQRGLTNANIAVLLAKKYGFCGQAYVNARASTAFAVVEASCAVGGYSFGHEIGHLLGAAHNKSSANAYAYSYGFGWQDPEFLFRTIMSYGCAKSCPRINYYSHATMEYNGKPMGNATEADNTRVLKERKETATTWH
- a CDS encoding glycosyltransferase, with the translated sequence MQVFRSFWQAGYEGADHITRNNDALSMNNATAHDKKHRQDYQALAPFQITTVRESVGWRLVEQENGYDFSSVAEKMAAAQDNGIQICWTICHYGWPENIEFFSEDFISRFAQLCGALATFLRPYYDEAPVYSPINEMSFTSWGISVGLFAPSLSVRDPTGIRSKRQLVRATLAACDAIWQADPRARFLHCDPIIHLVSPDDSPESQQNAAGWHNAQFQAWDMLAGRLEPELGGAPRYLDLIGANYYHDNQWESETNRRLWWHLGDSRRKRLHSLLAELYQRYERPLLLAETSHVGSGRGAWITEIAREVAQAQIAGVEMMGICLYPVIDRPDWENHAVWHRSGLWNIDPEGHDPFERQLDPVYAQALNRARQMLDHFQCLFSVAHRACKERKPMKRIYVFSHLRWDFVFQRPQHLMTRLAEHYSIFFIEEPVFSADEPALYLSQPAPNVTVVKPHTPSPVTGFHDGQIEYMQSLLAEITEDDETPIVWFYTPMALPLLKVFSPALVVYDCMDELAAFEKAPRQLLQRESALLSRADIVFTGGPSLYAAKAGRHHNVHCFTSSVDAVHFEQALDRANHHPLQDDIPHPRLGFCGVIDERMDLDIISALADAHPDWQLVMVGPVVKIDPASLPQRQNIHYLGMQPYQALPQFLAGWDVCLMPFALNAATQFISPTKVLEYMAAQLPVVSTPITDVEKPYGHVVAIARTPAEYVRACEAALQMSDAARQNQQQAMQGIVAATSWDHTAEKMHTLMDNLLHSTPPENVLSAATDMAEINDPSVLRLTPPHHAPAVSTRCLILGAGPTGLSAAFHYGEGATLLERNATVGGLCRSIEDKGFTFDYAGHIMFSEDSYVKALYDMLLGSNLHWQAREAWVYTEGVYTRYPFQGALYGLPPNIIKECILGAIEARYGVASAAKTVSIRSDKEASCDSSAGQVVDCCADGSIPDLSSNDSVQDAMPPDNFESFIYKTWGAGIARHFAIPYNKKLWAVPLAEMETSWLGGRVPLPDLAQIIEGALTEKGKPMGPNAFFGYPLKGGFQALMTAFLPYIKGTVETGAEVKQIFAQQHLAVLADGRQYRYEQLISTMPLPQLIHIMGDEVPSSVRAAANGLRHVSVRCVNLGIGRANLTDKHWIYFAGRTVFHRIFVQGNASPHCNPENGFGLTCEITYSPDKPLPEQGQALIDRCIRECIEVGIFTADDPVLTASQVDIPCAYVLYDHQRKANVETVRKWLLSRDIILSGRYSEWEYYNSDHAFIAGKVAAEKVKNDEYRHSGL